The Daucus carota subsp. sativus chromosome 7, DH1 v3.0, whole genome shotgun sequence genome window below encodes:
- the LOC135147785 gene encoding F-box/kelch-repeat protein At3g23880-like, which yields MDSLLPKDIFLEILFLLPVKSLLRCKFVCKSWRSRISDPDFVKQHIARTTNNPNNDLFIAYDEFNLFLSVIDVTIDRSTRLNRRIDNFSHIVGSCNGLLCLADKAKELYLWNPVTRQVKNMHGYKYIVGENSADYGVAFGFGFDHASSDYKAVRIVQKINVINVINRVELYSLKENCWKEINAKLDFGLIDKSRGKVTSVNGSIYWLARKRMDDSGLVVLSFDVQSLKFGTIQFPDDLSVLPFYWRRNYDEFSVLQFKEYVALCYSLDLGGCVVIYTLLDGNCWCKNMTVRRLDYLVGCLKTGELIGLKYRYDGRRNGYHEDVVLYDSVNDVAKSIQPIPSGRRTLYHYTESLLDLN from the coding sequence ATGGATAGTCTTCTTCCCAAAgatatttttcttgaaattcttttCCTACTACCCGTCAAATCTCTCCTCCGTTGCAAATTTGTATGCAAATCATGGAGATCTCGCATCTCAGACCCTGATTTCGTAAAGCAGCACATCGCGAGAACAACAAACAACCCTAATAATGACTTATTCATCGCTTACGATGAATttaatctctttctttctgtCATCGACGTAACCATCGACCGGTCTACAAGATTGAACCGCCGTATCGACAATTTCAGTCATATTGTTGGATCATGTAACGGCTTGCTTTGCCTTGCTGACAAAGCCAAGGAACTATATCTTTGGAACCCCGTTACGAGACAAGTGAAAAACATGCACGGATACAAGTACATCGTTGGAGAGAACTCTGCTGATTATGGCGTGGCTTTCGGGTTTGGTTTTGATCATGCGAGCAGTGACTACAAGGCGGTGAGGATTGTACAGAAAATCAATGTGATCAACGTCATCAATCGAGTTGAGCTGTATTCACTCAAGGAGAATTGTTGGAAGGAAATCAATGCGAAGTTAGATTTCGGACTTATTGATAAGTCCCGTGGTAAAGTAACTAGTGTGAATGGATCGATTTATTGGTTAGCACGAAAGAGAATGGATGACTCTGGGCTTGTGGTGCTTTCCTTTGATGTGCAAAGCCTGAAATTCGGCACGATTCAGTTTCCTGATGATCTTTCCGTGTTGCCTTTCTATTGGCGGAGAAATTACGATGAGTTTAGCGTTTTGCAGTTTAAGGAATATGTTGCCCTTTGTTATAGTTTGGATCTAGGAGGATGCGTGGTGATTTATACGCTGCTTGATGGCAATTGTTGGTGTAAGAATATGACTGTTAGACGTTTAGATTATTTAGTAGGATGTTTGAAGACGGGTGAACTCATTGGATTGAAATATCGTTATGATGGTCGGAGAAACGGGTATCACGAGGATGTAGTCTTATATGACTCGGTGAATGATGTGGCGAAATCCATTCAACCAATACCGAGTGGAAGGAGAACACTGTACCATTATACCGAGAGTCTGTTAGATCTGAATTAA
- the LOC108196144 gene encoding helicase-like transcription factor CHR28 isoform X1: protein MPDHDNPIRNFVNCTRRCLSLLTGLFSSVVSSSNKVEGGCNSSAEKEEEEFGMANEPIDISSSSESWDLEADESIVDDSVTSAGLRRLPSWADFAGTSSAVNGGTSYKSNSRVSTSNGNVWNPGHQNHVGTDHGRLSSKAHSRTTIPNGSSSHGFGQHLYGQVLKRSLAPSLKPHVHGSTYSIGNLGSSQIRESYARSYPAQGVPNQLENQLEKDCDDDLVMYDKNGSLPMPKPFMPRTYPSTAQHSSSAGPGLHSGAGKEQYGEYDERLIYQAALQDLNQPKAEATYPDGLLSVSLLKHQRIALSWMLQKEKSVCCSGGFLADDQGLGKTISMIALIQIQKLLQSKSKSEDVSDKRAEALNLDDDEENDANAFEKCKQDEDSHDLILIPEASTSSRNIQPKRPQAGTLVVCPASVLRQWDRELKEKVDDKAKLRVLIYHGSNRTKDPVELAKYDVVLTTYAIVANEVPQTSGDDEDQNKKNMENSGLISDFSCNNKRKRKTHAGKKSKKAKKGIEISCIDSDCGTLAKVRWLRVILDEAQTIKNHRTQVARACAGFKAKSRWCLSGTPIQNSIDDLFSYFRFLKYDPYTTYKSFCSKLKNPISRDSVQGYKKLYAVLSAVMLRRTKGTFIDGEPIIRLPRKTINLIQAEFSEEERDFYKELEANSLSQFKAYAAAGTLNQNYANILLMLLRLRQACDHPLLGMGVKSDSIGRDSVQMVKNLPRDMLINLMKHLDPFSAICCVCNDPPEDAVVTMCGHVFCYQCVSEYLRGDENTCPSYECKELLGHDVVFSKDTLRSCLHGNDHHDFGPSSEKPLVLQKGYRSSKVKAAMEILQSHCKSNNACSQLHNIVGHSDISSSRGKETAESVGSIVEFTNTKACSDAHTEAPKKAIVFSQWTGMLDLVEISLNHSDLRYRRLDGTMTLSARDKAVKEFNNDPEVTVMLMSLKAGNLGLNMVAATHVVLLDLWWNPTTEDQAIDRAHRIGQTRPVTVSRLTIKNTIEERILALQDDKRKMVASAFGEDQSGGSGNRLTVEDLRFLFMGKQ from the exons ATGCCTGATCATGACAATCCTATTCGCAATTTTGTCAATTGTACTCGGAGGTGTTTGTCTTTGTTGACTGGATTGTTTTCGAGTGTCGTTTCGTCGAGTAATAAAGTAGAG GGAGGTTGTAATTCGAGTGCTGAGAAGGAAGAGGAAGAGTTTGGTATGGCGAATGAACCTATAGATATTAGTTCATCGTCAGAGAGTTGGGATTTGGAAGCGGATGAATCGATCGTTGATGATTCTGTTACTTCTGCTGGTCTTAGGCGGCTACCTTCGTGGGCTGATTTTGCTGGCACAAGCTCCGCAG TTAATGGGGGTACATCTTACAAGAGTAATTCTCGCGTGTCTACTTCTAATGGAAATGTATGGAATCCTGGTCACCAAAATCACGTTGGAACAG ATCATGGCAGGCTGTCTTCAAAAGCTCATTCTCGAACAACTATTCCCAATGGAAGCTCATCACATG GCTTTGGACAACACTTATATGGGCAGGTCCTTAAGAGAAGCCTTGCCCCTTCCTTGAAGCCACATGTCCATGGATCAACCTACTCAATAGGAAATTTAGGCAGCAGCCAGATTCGTGAAAGTTATGCCAGAAGTTATCCTGCACAGGGTGTGCCAAACCAATTGGAAAACCAATTAGAAAAGGATTGTGATGATGACTTGGTTATGTATGATAAAAATGGAAGTCTGCCAATGCCCAAGCCTTTTATGCCAAGGACATATCCTTCGACTGCTCAACATTCCTCCTCTGCTGGTCCTGGTTTGCATTCTGGGGCTGGAAAAGAACAATATGGCGAGTACGACGAGAGATTAATCTATCAGGCAGCATTGCAG GATCTTAACCAGCCTAAAGCTGAAGCTACTTATCCTGATGGCCTGTTATCAGTTTCCCTTCTTAAACACCAG aGAATTGCATTGTCATGGATGCTTCAGAAGGAAAAAAGCGTCTGTTGTTCGGGTGGATTTCTTGCTGACGACCAG GGCCTTGGTAAGACCATTTCAATGATCGCTCTTATACAAATTCAGAAATTGCTGCAGTCAAAATCAAAGTCAGAAGATGTAAGCGATAAGAGAGCTGAAGCGTTGAATTTGGATGATGATGAGGAGAATGATGCCAATGCTTTTGAGAAATGTAAGCAAGATGAAGACTCTCATGACCTTATACTGATTCCAGAAGCCAGTACTTCTAGTCGTAATATCCAACCAAAGAGGCCCCAAGCAGGCACATTGGTTGTGTGTCCAGCTAGTGTGCTTCGACAGTGGGACAGGGAGCTGAAAGAAAAAGTTGATGATAAAGCTAAACTTCGTGTTTTAATTTATCATGGAAGTAACAGGACAAAGGATCCTGTTGAACTAGCAAAATACGATGTGGTTCTTACGACATATGCTATTGTTGCTAATGAGGTTCCACAAACTTCTGGCGATGATGAGGATCAGAATAAGAAAAACATGGAGAACTCTGGTCTGATTTCTGACTTCTCCTGTAATAACAAACGTAAGCGGAAAACTCATGCTGGTAAGAAAAGCAAAAAGGCCAAGAAAGGAATTGAGATCTCTTGTATTGATAGTGATTGTGGTACTCTTGCAAAAGTACGTTGGCTTAGAGTGATATTAGATGAAGCTCAAACAATTAAAAACCATAGAACCCAAGTAGCTAGAGCTTGTGCTGGGTTTAAAGCAAAATCTAGATGGTGCTTATCAGGAACTCCTATACAGAATTCTATTGATGACTTGTTTAGTTATTTCAGATTTCTAAAATATGATCCGTATACAACCTACAAATCATTTTGTAGTAAATTGAAGAATCCTATATCAAGAGATTCAGTTCAGGGTTACAAGAAGCTCTATGCTGTATTGAGTGCTGTAATGCTTCGTCGAACAAAAG GTACATTTATTGATGGAGAACCGATAATAAGATTACCACGAAAAACAATCAACTTAATTCAGGCGGAGTTTTCTGAGGAGGAGAGAGATTTCTATAAGGAACTTGAAGCTAATTCACTCTCACAATTCAAG GCTTATGCTGCTGCTGGAACTCTGAATCAAAATTACGCAAATATTCTATTGATGCTTCTGCGCCTTCGTCAGGCTTGTGATCACCCACTGCTGGGTATGGGTGTCAAATCTGACTCCATTGGAAGAGATTCAGTGCAGATGGTGAAAAATCTCCCCAGGGATATGCTAATTAATTTAATGAAGCACTTAGATCCCTTCTCCGCCATCTGCTGTGTGTGCAAT GATCCACCTGAGGATGCAGTTGTTACTATGTGCGGACATGTTTTCTGCTATCAGTGTGTATCAGAATATTTGAGGGGAGATGAGAATACATGTCCTTCATATGAGTGCAAGGAACTACTTGGTCACGATGTCGTATTTTCTAAAGACACCTTAAGGAGTTGTTTACATGGAAATGACCATCATGATTTTGGTCCCTCGTCCGAAAAACCTTTAGTTTTGCAGAAGGGATATAGATCTTCAAAAGTTAAAGCTGCCATGGAGATTCTTCAATCACACTGTAAATCGAATAATGCATGTTCACAACTACATAATATAGTTGGACACAGTGACATTTCATCATCTCGAGGCAAGGAAACAGCTGAATCAGTTGGTTCTATTGTAGAATTTACAAACACAAAAGCATGTTCAGATGCACATACTGAAGCACCAAAAAAGGCTATTGTTTTCTCTCAGTGGACAGGCATGTTGGACTTGGTAGAAATTTCACTGAACCACTCTGATCTAAGATATAGGAGACTTGACGGTACAATGACACTATCTGCAAGAGACAAGGCTGTCAAAGAATTTAACAATGATCCTGAG GTGACGGTGATGCTGATGTCACTGAAAGCTGGCAACCTTGGTCTCAACATGGTTGCTGCTACTCATGTAGTCCTTCTAGATCTTTGGTGGAATCCAACTACTGAAGACCAGGCTATTGATCGAGCCCATAGGATTGGACAAACTCGACCTGTTACTGTTTCACGACTCACCATTAAAAACACAATAGAAGAACGAATTCTAGCTCTTCAG GATGATAAGAGGAAAATGGTTGCATCCGCTTTTGGTGAAGATCAAAGTGGTGGATCAGGAAATCGATTGACTGTAGAAGATCTTAGATTTTTATTCATGGGAAAACAGTAA
- the LOC108196144 gene encoding helicase-like transcription factor CHR28 isoform X2: protein MANEPIDISSSSESWDLEADESIVDDSVTSAGLRRLPSWADFAGTSSAVNGGTSYKSNSRVSTSNGNVWNPGHQNHVGTDHGRLSSKAHSRTTIPNGSSSHGFGQHLYGQVLKRSLAPSLKPHVHGSTYSIGNLGSSQIRESYARSYPAQGVPNQLENQLEKDCDDDLVMYDKNGSLPMPKPFMPRTYPSTAQHSSSAGPGLHSGAGKEQYGEYDERLIYQAALQDLNQPKAEATYPDGLLSVSLLKHQRIALSWMLQKEKSVCCSGGFLADDQGLGKTISMIALIQIQKLLQSKSKSEDVSDKRAEALNLDDDEENDANAFEKCKQDEDSHDLILIPEASTSSRNIQPKRPQAGTLVVCPASVLRQWDRELKEKVDDKAKLRVLIYHGSNRTKDPVELAKYDVVLTTYAIVANEVPQTSGDDEDQNKKNMENSGLISDFSCNNKRKRKTHAGKKSKKAKKGIEISCIDSDCGTLAKVRWLRVILDEAQTIKNHRTQVARACAGFKAKSRWCLSGTPIQNSIDDLFSYFRFLKYDPYTTYKSFCSKLKNPISRDSVQGYKKLYAVLSAVMLRRTKGTFIDGEPIIRLPRKTINLIQAEFSEEERDFYKELEANSLSQFKAYAAAGTLNQNYANILLMLLRLRQACDHPLLGMGVKSDSIGRDSVQMVKNLPRDMLINLMKHLDPFSAICCVCNDPPEDAVVTMCGHVFCYQCVSEYLRGDENTCPSYECKELLGHDVVFSKDTLRSCLHGNDHHDFGPSSEKPLVLQKGYRSSKVKAAMEILQSHCKSNNACSQLHNIVGHSDISSSRGKETAESVGSIVEFTNTKACSDAHTEAPKKAIVFSQWTGMLDLVEISLNHSDLRYRRLDGTMTLSARDKAVKEFNNDPEVTVMLMSLKAGNLGLNMVAATHVVLLDLWWNPTTEDQAIDRAHRIGQTRPVTVSRLTIKNTIEERILALQDDKRKMVASAFGEDQSGGSGNRLTVEDLRFLFMGKQ, encoded by the exons ATGGCGAATGAACCTATAGATATTAGTTCATCGTCAGAGAGTTGGGATTTGGAAGCGGATGAATCGATCGTTGATGATTCTGTTACTTCTGCTGGTCTTAGGCGGCTACCTTCGTGGGCTGATTTTGCTGGCACAAGCTCCGCAG TTAATGGGGGTACATCTTACAAGAGTAATTCTCGCGTGTCTACTTCTAATGGAAATGTATGGAATCCTGGTCACCAAAATCACGTTGGAACAG ATCATGGCAGGCTGTCTTCAAAAGCTCATTCTCGAACAACTATTCCCAATGGAAGCTCATCACATG GCTTTGGACAACACTTATATGGGCAGGTCCTTAAGAGAAGCCTTGCCCCTTCCTTGAAGCCACATGTCCATGGATCAACCTACTCAATAGGAAATTTAGGCAGCAGCCAGATTCGTGAAAGTTATGCCAGAAGTTATCCTGCACAGGGTGTGCCAAACCAATTGGAAAACCAATTAGAAAAGGATTGTGATGATGACTTGGTTATGTATGATAAAAATGGAAGTCTGCCAATGCCCAAGCCTTTTATGCCAAGGACATATCCTTCGACTGCTCAACATTCCTCCTCTGCTGGTCCTGGTTTGCATTCTGGGGCTGGAAAAGAACAATATGGCGAGTACGACGAGAGATTAATCTATCAGGCAGCATTGCAG GATCTTAACCAGCCTAAAGCTGAAGCTACTTATCCTGATGGCCTGTTATCAGTTTCCCTTCTTAAACACCAG aGAATTGCATTGTCATGGATGCTTCAGAAGGAAAAAAGCGTCTGTTGTTCGGGTGGATTTCTTGCTGACGACCAG GGCCTTGGTAAGACCATTTCAATGATCGCTCTTATACAAATTCAGAAATTGCTGCAGTCAAAATCAAAGTCAGAAGATGTAAGCGATAAGAGAGCTGAAGCGTTGAATTTGGATGATGATGAGGAGAATGATGCCAATGCTTTTGAGAAATGTAAGCAAGATGAAGACTCTCATGACCTTATACTGATTCCAGAAGCCAGTACTTCTAGTCGTAATATCCAACCAAAGAGGCCCCAAGCAGGCACATTGGTTGTGTGTCCAGCTAGTGTGCTTCGACAGTGGGACAGGGAGCTGAAAGAAAAAGTTGATGATAAAGCTAAACTTCGTGTTTTAATTTATCATGGAAGTAACAGGACAAAGGATCCTGTTGAACTAGCAAAATACGATGTGGTTCTTACGACATATGCTATTGTTGCTAATGAGGTTCCACAAACTTCTGGCGATGATGAGGATCAGAATAAGAAAAACATGGAGAACTCTGGTCTGATTTCTGACTTCTCCTGTAATAACAAACGTAAGCGGAAAACTCATGCTGGTAAGAAAAGCAAAAAGGCCAAGAAAGGAATTGAGATCTCTTGTATTGATAGTGATTGTGGTACTCTTGCAAAAGTACGTTGGCTTAGAGTGATATTAGATGAAGCTCAAACAATTAAAAACCATAGAACCCAAGTAGCTAGAGCTTGTGCTGGGTTTAAAGCAAAATCTAGATGGTGCTTATCAGGAACTCCTATACAGAATTCTATTGATGACTTGTTTAGTTATTTCAGATTTCTAAAATATGATCCGTATACAACCTACAAATCATTTTGTAGTAAATTGAAGAATCCTATATCAAGAGATTCAGTTCAGGGTTACAAGAAGCTCTATGCTGTATTGAGTGCTGTAATGCTTCGTCGAACAAAAG GTACATTTATTGATGGAGAACCGATAATAAGATTACCACGAAAAACAATCAACTTAATTCAGGCGGAGTTTTCTGAGGAGGAGAGAGATTTCTATAAGGAACTTGAAGCTAATTCACTCTCACAATTCAAG GCTTATGCTGCTGCTGGAACTCTGAATCAAAATTACGCAAATATTCTATTGATGCTTCTGCGCCTTCGTCAGGCTTGTGATCACCCACTGCTGGGTATGGGTGTCAAATCTGACTCCATTGGAAGAGATTCAGTGCAGATGGTGAAAAATCTCCCCAGGGATATGCTAATTAATTTAATGAAGCACTTAGATCCCTTCTCCGCCATCTGCTGTGTGTGCAAT GATCCACCTGAGGATGCAGTTGTTACTATGTGCGGACATGTTTTCTGCTATCAGTGTGTATCAGAATATTTGAGGGGAGATGAGAATACATGTCCTTCATATGAGTGCAAGGAACTACTTGGTCACGATGTCGTATTTTCTAAAGACACCTTAAGGAGTTGTTTACATGGAAATGACCATCATGATTTTGGTCCCTCGTCCGAAAAACCTTTAGTTTTGCAGAAGGGATATAGATCTTCAAAAGTTAAAGCTGCCATGGAGATTCTTCAATCACACTGTAAATCGAATAATGCATGTTCACAACTACATAATATAGTTGGACACAGTGACATTTCATCATCTCGAGGCAAGGAAACAGCTGAATCAGTTGGTTCTATTGTAGAATTTACAAACACAAAAGCATGTTCAGATGCACATACTGAAGCACCAAAAAAGGCTATTGTTTTCTCTCAGTGGACAGGCATGTTGGACTTGGTAGAAATTTCACTGAACCACTCTGATCTAAGATATAGGAGACTTGACGGTACAATGACACTATCTGCAAGAGACAAGGCTGTCAAAGAATTTAACAATGATCCTGAG GTGACGGTGATGCTGATGTCACTGAAAGCTGGCAACCTTGGTCTCAACATGGTTGCTGCTACTCATGTAGTCCTTCTAGATCTTTGGTGGAATCCAACTACTGAAGACCAGGCTATTGATCGAGCCCATAGGATTGGACAAACTCGACCTGTTACTGTTTCACGACTCACCATTAAAAACACAATAGAAGAACGAATTCTAGCTCTTCAG GATGATAAGAGGAAAATGGTTGCATCCGCTTTTGGTGAAGATCAAAGTGGTGGATCAGGAAATCGATTGACTGTAGAAGATCTTAGATTTTTATTCATGGGAAAACAGTAA